CCGCTTTCTGCTGCCGAATTGACCGGCGCAAGCAGCAGAAAAACCGCGCTCATAAGAAGCACAACCATAATCATGTGAAGCTTTTTGTGTCTCATCTCGACTCCTTTATTAAATTGCAATATCTCTTCCCTTTCAATATATCTACATATTGCAGATATTAATATACGTCCTTCGTTTCACTTGTAAACAGCAAACCTTCTGCCAGAAGGCTGAAATTAATCAACTCTCGGCAGAACTTCAACCCCCTTTTCTGAAATCCATAGCCAGATCATCGTTTCCCCATTTATAATAACGACTTAAACCTGACCGATAGGCGGCGATGAGCGGATACAAGGTTGAGCGAAAAAGCCAAAAGAGACATCCTGCTCAAATCCTGAACAGCGTCCAATGTGTATTCTCTCGCATGAAAGTTGCAATATAGTTTACACCCGTCTCGAATATGACTCTTTCTGCTATCCGCTGAAAATATAATTCAGAACCTCTTTTTTACAAGCTTTTTTTCACCACAACACTGTTTTTCCCATGATCGATAACGAGTTAGATGACGATATGGATAAAATACTGGATTACCATTTTAAAAACCGGTATCTTGTTGAGCTATGAAATCATCAACAGGAAAAGCATCTGTTTTTACTGGCAGTCTTGTAATTCTGGCGATTTCTGGTTTGCATATATATTTCATTTTCGCCGGCCCGGAAATATATCGTTTCTTTGGAGCCGGAGAGAAGCTGGCAAGTATGCTCGAGTCCGGCTCCGTGATTCCCACCATATCAACTTTTGTGCTGGCAATTGTGTTTGCCCTGTTCGCTGTATACGGCCTGGCGCTGGCAGGATTTATCAAAGAACTGCCGTTTCAGAAACAGGTCGTTTTAGCCGTATCAATAATTTTTATCCTGAGGAGCCTGCTGATGCTCAAACTGCTGGCTGATCCCGAAAACGTCCCGCTCCAGATGATTTTGTTCTCCCTGGTCGCGCTCCTGGTCGGGCTTTTATATCTCCACGGATGGCTGGAGCTCAGAAACTCAACAAAGAGCGCAATACAAACAGCAGGTTGCCGCTGAGGTCGCTATGGATTGGTATATATATCCGATATTGGTCGCCGCCGGTTTTGCCTGCGGGTTTATAAATATCCTGGCCGGAAGCGGATCTTTAATCACCCTGCCGGTGCTGATTTTTATCGGACTGCCGGTCAATGTCGCCAACGGCACCAACCGTGTGGCGATACTTTTCCAGAACATAGTCGCTGTCTCCCGCTTTCAGAAAAGCGGTCTGCTTGACATGAAAACCGGTCTTATGCTGGCACTTCCGGCAGTCGCGGGCGGTGTAGTTGGAGCACAGATCGCGGTCAATCTCGATGAACAGACCATGAGGCTGACGATCGGCGGACTGATGATCGTGATGCTGGCTACGTTGCTGATTCGCCCCAAACGCTGGCTCGAGGGTAAGGGCGGTGAGATCGCCGGGAGACTGACGATCTCGCGCGCATTTGTCTTCTTTTTGATTGGAGTTTACGGCGGATTCATACAGGCCGGAGTGGGGATTTTCCTGTTGGCCGGACTGGTGCTTTCGGCCGGCTACAACCTCAAACTGGCCAATCCGGTTAAAATCCTGATCATTCTCTGTTTCACCATCTTCGCCCTGATCGTATTCATTATAAATGATCAGGTCCGTTGGGAAGCCGGATTGATCCTGGCGGTCGGCAATATGTCGGGAGCTTTTGTCGCTACCCGCCTGGCGGTCAAACGCGGGGCCGGATTTATCCGCTGGGTTTTGATTTTAGTCCTGCTGGCAACCGCCTCCAAAATGTTCGGCCTTTTCGACGTTATAGCTCAACAGCTAAACCTCTGATCTCGGTATTTTCAATACCTTCTCCAGTTTCTCGGCTTTCATCCGATTTATATGAGTAAAGATGTTACCGAAGGGGGTCTTATGTCAGCAAACTTATTTACCGTTAGTTACATGATCGATCATAATAACTGTATAATCGATGTCGATCAAAACTGGGACAGTTTCGCGGAAAAAAACTGCGGGATGAACCTCTTGAAACAGGAAGTAATCGGCAAACCGCTTCTGCACTATATTTCGGACAGCAGTACACGCCATATCTACGAGATGCTGATCTTGAAAGCACGTAAGCATGATCGCCAGATAGAATTCGACTTCCGATGCGACTCACCCGGCCTGAGGCGTTATATGCGCATGCAGATGGTTCCTGAAAAGGACGAAATGATCCGTTTCGACAGTTCCATAGTTCGCACGCAAGAGAGAACTCCGCTTAAAGTCCTGGAAATGAGCCTGCCCCGCACAGACCAGATGATCGTGATGTGCGGATGGTGCAAAGATATCCGCGATAACGGCCACTGGTTCAGCCTCGAAGAAGCGGTCGAGAGATTTGACCTTCTTAAACAAGACGAACTGCCCCAGATTTCCCATTCGATCTGCGAGAAATGCCTCGAGAAAATGGAGCAGGAAGCGGCCTGATAAACGACTTGCCAGCAGATAAAAAAAGAACCCGGCATCTGCCGGGTTCAAATTTCCATTCCAGAATTATATTACGCGCTTAGGCGTTGTTTTTTCTGCGACGGATCAGGCCCATACCGGCCAGGCCAGCACCCAGAAGCAACATGGTAGTCGGTTCAGGGACGACAGCCGGAAGGTTCGGGCTCTGGGCCAGCAAGAAAGGCTCGTTGTTGCTGACATTGTTATCGCTGAGACCATAGGTCATCAGGTCGGTACCACCAGCACCGGAAACGATGCCACCGCCGGAGAACTCGAGAAAGTCACGAGCATCAGCCAGCTCATCCACGAACAAGTCAGTGAACGTGGAGGAGGTACGCGGAAGACCAGCGCCCTGAGCAAAGCTCAAGCCGTCGGTATCGTTAGAGGTCGAGAAACCAGCCGGAATCCAGCCAGCATACGGCTGCGGATCATAAAGATCATCTTCACCCATCGGATCGGCAACGTACGGATCCAGAAGTTCGTTGGTGAACAGACCCCAGTCATAGCCGGTGTTGTTGGTCAGATGCTTGACCACGGTATAGCTCTTGAACTCCTCGAGACCACGGAATTCAACAAAACCGCGACCGGCACCGGTCCAGGTCTCATGCAGATGAATGGTGTCTCCAGCCATGCTCCAGCTGAAGGTGGTGATCGGCGAACTGCCCGGCTGGAACAGATTGACTGTAACAGCGGAACTGGCAGTCGAAGCGCCGAAGATCACCAGGGCGAGTGCAAAGAAAACAGCAGACAGTTTTCTCATTTGATCTCTCCTGTTTAGTATTAGGGTTAAAAGTTATTTTCCATTTCACTCTGATTAAACGCAAGCCTTGTGCCAATTTTTAATAATACTTGTAAGTCATTCCACAGCAACACGCTAACACAAAACCAACTGCATTTGCAACATTTTCGTTCAGCCGGATTGTCAGACTGTCCTACATACCAAAATCCATATAAATCCTGCCTGCTTCATAAAACCTTAAATAGCAACTTGTTACAGAGACCACACGACAGCAAACGCACTGTCGGAATTCCCGACAATATTTATATCCTTTCAGGGTGACTACACATACCCCTTTCTGGCGAGCGGATGGAAGTTGCTCTGAATAAAAGGATTATCTTCAGCTCATGCCCGATTGTCATTCTCTTCGGCAGTAAAATGCAGGACTGTATCGCCCGCTCGCGGGAATGGTGGGTCGTCGACCGTAAAGACTTCCAGTCTGCCGGAAGCTTTTATCAAAAACAGTGGTAAGATACGGTTCTCATATTTTATGAGGAGCTCTTCAAAATTGAACTTTTCAGTCAGCTCGCTCTGTTTCAGTTTTCCGTTTTTGACATGAATATCACGCAGGTACTTGAAAGTGGCATCGCGGCCGAACAGGAATCTTCCCCGCAGATGCATCGGCATCCGGATCCGGTCGCTGTCACGGCTGAGGTTATACGGAGGAAGCTGGTAGACTTCTCCCCGCCCGAAGACATCCTCAAAATGCAAGGTCGCCAGGGCGTTGACCTCAGCATTGGGAGTGACCGCCAGAAGTTTGCCAATCCCGTCCAGGTCGACCGAATTCATCAGTTCCTCGGACAGGATGCTGGCGTAATAGGCGGTCAGGCCCCGATTTCTGGCCTCGATCACCTGGGCCCAGTTGGAGTCGACCAGGGCAATCCGGTAACCATGGTCCTTGAGCATGACGGCAATTTCGCGGATACCGGGACTCGCCCCGGCAAACAGGATTCCCTGCGGGTTAGGCTTGGC
This DNA window, taken from Candidatus Zixiibacteriota bacterium, encodes the following:
- a CDS encoding TSUP family transporter translates to MDWYIYPILVAAGFACGFINILAGSGSLITLPVLIFIGLPVNVANGTNRVAILFQNIVAVSRFQKSGLLDMKTGLMLALPAVAGGVVGAQIAVNLDEQTMRLTIGGLMIVMLATLLIRPKRWLEGKGGEIAGRLTISRAFVFFLIGVYGGFIQAGVGIFLLAGLVLSAGYNLKLANPVKILIILCFTIFALIVFIINDQVRWEAGLILAVGNMSGAFVATRLAVKRGAGFIRWVLILVLLATASKMFGLFDVIAQQLNL
- a CDS encoding PEP-CTERM sorting domain-containing protein, with the translated sequence MRKLSAVFFALALVIFGASTASSAVTVNLFQPGSSPITTFSWSMAGDTIHLHETWTGAGRGFVEFRGLEEFKSYTVVKHLTNNTGYDWGLFTNELLDPYVADPMGEDDLYDPQPYAGWIPAGFSTSNDTDGLSFAQGAGLPRTSSTFTDLFVDELADARDFLEFSGGGIVSGAGGTDLMTYGLSDNNVSNNEPFLLAQSPNLPAVVPEPTTMLLLGAGLAGMGLIRRRKNNA